In Cryptomeria japonica chromosome 5, Sugi_1.0, whole genome shotgun sequence, the genomic window TCGATCAAAGCATGCATTAACTTATCACTCAATACATAAGCAATTGAACAGATCGATCCATATGAATTGATCAATCTACCTCAACAGCGGCCATATTTGAATCCCAGATCGAGATTTAACAATAGAGTAAGATGATCTATTCCAAAAGCTCGATTGCTCGATCAATCTTggtgggtttggaaactagaaattcATGCAATACAAGAAACCCAGGGGGGACCTATTTATGGTAGCTGAAAGATGCTCTGAACTTTGCGTTACTGGAAATTAAAATTATTtagaatatattttaaaaaatgagaATTACAGTACACCGTCCAAATCTACATCAGATGAATGTGAGAGTATGAAAGGGAAAGGAGTTGAGAATGGATGGATGCACAGTAACAAATTTTCATGAGACATGATGTGTGGCTGTGCTAGAATCGAGATAGTGGAGAGAGTGAGTACTAACTAGAAAATGTGTAAATTCGTAACGGAAGCATCACCGCTGTAATCGAGAgtataatttaaaattttgaaaattgtgaAAATTGTTGTATTCGCTgtaattttcatatttttattaTACATAGTAGTACAAATTTCCGAAGTAGGATCTTAGAGTTGAAACTTGAGAGTTCAACCTAGTTTCATTGTATTTATCCTTGTTTTAAggaagatttttatttatttaatcttttggaatttgaaaatattttttagtgaatttgtttttgattgataaagcagtgagaacaagggcactgatcCTTTACATAGCATAATTATTAAAAATCATAGTGTAGAAAtaacactataacaacattaacaacaactaacaacaaaaagagaccaagtctttAGAAATTAGAAACAACAacagaaaacacaaaaacaaactatAGGGGTGCCTTGCGCACCCCAGTGGCATCCATGGCATTGTTCCATTCATTGGACAGGAACTTGTAAAGGTCTATAGCCTCCTACTTATCCTCTTCCGTGTCCGCAGTACGTTCCCTCAGCAGAGAAAGGGTGAGCGTCGAGCTATATAATGCCATTTGGGCATCCCAGGCCTCCATCTTTCTCTTGAGTCGGTTGACATTGTCCATGATAGCCTGTAGTTCAAGCACGGGGCCTAGGTTCTCAATCCTCTACGTGATGTTCAACACATCCATGTGTAGCTTTTCCATTTGCTACAGTGTAGGGACACCCTGGGGGTTCACAGCAGCCATGTCATCCGTAGTCTTTTCCATCTTCTTGGGTACATCTCCAGCAAGGGAGTTGTCAATGTCATTACCCAGGCCTATCAGGGGGAGAGATTGCATCACTTGTTCTGCCATCTTTAAATCTGGGTCCAAGTTACCAGAGTCCAGGGCTTTGTTATCAGAAATTTCCTCGCCCATGACACCCTcagtgcccatgttcatagggtttgtatccttaacatcaataggGTCCTGGGTTTGCATCTTAGAATTACCCGTGTCAGTGGCACCAACAGTGGTTggaaccatggggtccctagtcatacccacatccacaacatccccaGCAGGGGtccccatagtggtattagggtcctctccctccttatccccaatggggtcctcctcctCGTCAATATTTTCGATCACCGGGGTCTTCTTCTTGCGGCTTTTGGAAGCTagtctggaggatctccttttaacctcaaaATCAGGGGAAAGATTGTCATTCTCAGCATCCTCAGAGGAAGAATTGTCATAAAAGACAATACGTTTGCGTTTAACAGGGGTTTTGCCTTTGCCCTTGGACAAGGAGCGGGAAGCACTGGGAGAGGCTAACAAAGTCAAACTAGGGGAGACTGTAGCTAAGGAAATAGTAGAGGCATAAGCAGGCAAAAACATGGTGGCCGTAGCAAAGCCTTCATGAGGATACTGGAAAAATCTAGGGAAGGCCATAGACAGGGCGACAAGCTACTGAGGAGTAGGCATTGGGGCCTAAGAGAGCAAGAGGTTCCGGGAGGGGGGGACAAagggcctcatggaatttatatagcctataaatgaggccctggtggaggaggtagggtggcttatccccatgcttgggatcCATGGTGTCTTTAACTGAGCTTTCAATAGAGTGCAATAAATAAAAGGGCAGAGCAAATCATTATTGCGGAAATGATTGAGAAGGGGTAAATGATAGTAGTAGAATAATTTGTTAATTAATGAAGGTTGTGTTCTTTTTAGTTAGATCCTTATATAcacaaatcaacaacattcattttTTAATCCTAAcaatttgatttgaaaattaattaataaattataatttattgaaggatttgaattcaacaaattcaaaacacaatgtACAAATGATGCACATTATCTTTTATTATTctttaaaaattttatttatttttttggttgataaTGTGCACCTTGTCTACAAAGCTTCCTAAAAGTATGAGGGTTGAAAGAGGACATATTGAAAGTATTAGACAAATGATGCACATTATCCTTTATTATTCTTTagaatttttattatcttttttggttGATAATGTGGAGCTGAAACTGTGAGGATTTGAACCTTGATTGTACCATTAACAGTGCAATCACTCAACCATCCCGCCACAAGATGACCTCTATTCTTTacaattattattgttttaaaaagTATTAGATTTTTTAAGTTCAGAAGTGAGAAAATATGGAAAATTGATGAAAAGATGTGTCATTATTAAGTGTATTGAAGGCaagaaaatttaatgaaaattatttATATGATAGACATGTCcttgaaaaaagaaaataaattcaaatactgattttttttttgttttgacaaGATGCAAGAAGtgtttatatataaatttatatagaaATAAAGAAATTACAGTATGGAAGAAATGCATAGAACTGGTCATGAAGCATCAAAGTTTGTCTTCGGAATTTTGGACATCCACGAGTATACAAGTTGGATTACAATGTGGTAGGTGCTGAGAAGATCAAAATGAGAGCGAAGCTCGACCAAAAAAAGAGAATAAAGGATGACAATTTTGCAACAAAGATATAAACAAACCACTTGACACTAAGTCTTCAAGGCCTTCAATCAAGCATACTCACTACTCTCAACAAGGCTGATATAGGTGTAACTCAAATATATGTTATATTTGATGATAAGATGGATTTATTCAATAAAAATCCTATCATCAAATATGGTTTGtatctcatcattatctaattgatttttttattttagcaCACAAAGTTGGAGAAAATAAATGAAATAACCATTATATTTTGACATATTTATTCAAATAaagaattaataaattttaaaaatatatattaaaatagaaATTTCATAAGAAAAGTATtgctaattaattgaaataatgGATAGGACTATGAGGTGAAGAGTAGAACCATTGAACACCATGGTCCCTTAAGGCTCATAGAAACAACTTCAATAAGACTTTAACCTCATATGAGATATCTAAAAATGTAACATTGGTATATTCTTTATGAACAAGTGAgggtttgtttttccatgatattaTTCAAATAAAAGTCCCACAAAAACTAATAGGCAATAGGTATGCCAAGAGGTGTGTGATGTGGAGGATTATATTTGATAAGGTCACATGTGGTAAACACATCATCCACTTTCTTATCGAGTTGAAAACATTCTAAATGAATAGTGTATACAAGGGAGATTTCTTATGCAATGATGTTATGAGGAGTATAGGAAATAATAAATGAATTATCACAAGAATGGGATATCAAAGAAAGTGTCGAATGGGTTATTTATTaggaatataataataaatattagtgATATCCATGGTGGATATAAGGATTGCACACTAGAAGAGGAAACATTCAAGTGGTGGAGGTGTGAATGGTAGAAGCATCACTAGGAGCATGTGTCGTCATAACACTTCTAGGAATAACATGAAATGTGGAAGAAATGGTATTAAGATAGGAGAAAGGAGGTGCATGTGTAAAATCTCCATATATGAATTAGGTATGCTTTGAACAACAAAATCAAGGGGAAACTATGAAGATGACCTAGCATTCAAAAGGCTAGAAGTAACTTCAATACCGAAGATTTGAAGTACTTGCCAAACAAATGGTTTAGTAAGTATTATaattcataaataataataattatttaattcttcaaGACCATTGACCTTAGCTAAACTTGAAAGCTTATATATAAATTGTTGGTGTTTTAAATGTGTTTTGTAATTATAATATTCACCATTTTCAATAAGAGTAATAAtactttttttggaaaaacatttgGAACACCCTTGTCACTAGACTAAGTCAATTGAGGATTCATACATTGACTTATAGGTGATCTAACAATAATGTGTTCCACTTCTTGGCATAAGCAAGGTGCTCATtattgatattttaaaaaaaaaattatcttatgtCAATTAAATGAAAACAAATTATCAATAATTTAAGGATGATGTAAATTAATGAGTTGTGTCATTTCTATTCTATGTAGACTCAAGCTATAattcttaaaataaaaaaatcttgtcatttttatttatatttttcaatcaatttttatttattatattattatttatggtAAGACATTAATCTATATCACATGAATTTCACTACAAATAATCTTTTTCATGATGTTTTTATATTAGACCATTAACTTTAATTTCTAGTGTATGgattcttttaatatttttttataagacatTTTATTCATTAATATTTTTTGAATTAGCACTAACATAATTTTTAGACCTACattatttgataactgattcatCTTAACCTACATTATAATGCATTACAATCCGCATACAAAGACATGTATGTGGATTGTAAtgcattatattttatttttttctaacaatGTTATTTATTCTAGCACTTGACTTGAATAGATGTCATTGTTTTCTTGTAATGGACCTAcattcataataaaaaataaaatgtacaTTATCAAAGAAAACATAATGCATATCTTATAGTTTAATAAATCTAATATTAAGGGTTACGTACTTACAAAATGACACTCTTAAATGACTTGATTTAAACCTCAAAGAGGTGAAACAAAACTATTTTCGTGTCACTAATTTTTTATAGGTATAAAGGATACTCCAATGAAAGTTTAATTTAATCCTAGGAGAGCTCTATACAATTGGATTTGATCTAACCCCTTTAACCAAACCTCTTTTAGATGAAATCCCTTTAGGATTACATCACTTTTCTAAAAAGTGTGTTAATTCAAGTAAAATTAAGGATGTCTCACAAGTCCAGAACACACTATTGTGGGATTGGCCTTCTACTTAAGGGAATTTGAGGGTGATAATGTTATGTTAATGTGATGTTGTCTTGGAAAATAACTCACAAATCATTAAAGTCCAAAAATAGAAAAGGGAGGTGAatgtataatttaaaattaaaaaaattagcacACAATTAGGTCTAAAATAAGAATCAGAAAGCACAAAACCCTAAAGAAATTTATAGCTATGAAACACAAATAGAAGGAATTTGAACCTTGATAAGATTTCAAAATAGgaaaacataatcaaataaattagatctaAAATCCTTAATAAAAGAGGGCAAAATCCTAGGTCACATTAAAAATaatcttttttctaatttttaattaggataaataataataataattctctAGTTTCtatttaggataaataattaaataataataataaaagccaGAAATTTAGATTTGGGACTTATATTGGACAAGTGAAATAAAAGTTATGATAAAtgtatagtttaaaaaaaaaaaaatgtaatatttGGTTGGATTATAAAGATGAAAAAATGATGTTAAAGATGCTAGAATGAGTTTGCCACAACACTCGATTTTTGGTGCTTATTTAGGTGAATGTGTaagttgaaattttaaaaaattgtttataTACTTGGTTTGCATCCAAACCTATGGAGCTAAATATTTTCTTGCATGAGTGAATTGGCAAAAATGGATTGTCGTGATTTGCTTGCCTTAATCTTCTAATATCTAAATTTGTGTAAGGGTGGTGACCTTTAGGAATAATATTGATGAATTTGTTAATTAATGAGGATTATGTTTTCCTTAGTTAGGCCCCTAAGAACACACACATAGTATGCTAACATTTGAATTCATATTAGTTAATAAGAGGGTACCAatggcatttatttatttaatctaaatTATAAGAGTTAAgggttcaaatacaaaattgtaaatTTATGACCAATGTTTGAATTTGCAAATCCATTATATAAGAGAAAAAGGCATGTACATACAATTTCCACCATATTAATAGTAATAAATAATATTGTGCTATATTTAAAGATAAATTTGTAATGAGGATTGAAGTGACAATTATTTCTTCTTTCGTGGTTAATGAATTGCTACTAATCAATTTACTTATCTTTAGAACAAACCATGAACTATTGTCTCCTTAATATTAGAGGTATATATCAAGTGAATCTTGTGAGCTTCTAGAACATTTTAGTATACACACTATCATCTGTGTAATGGAGCTTAAAGTGATAGTTATATCCACCTTCATGATAAATTGATTGTTATCAATCAGATTTACATATTTAGAACTAATCATGAGTCTTTGCTTCCTTAATATTAGTAATCTATATAAGTGAATCTTTTGAGCTTCTAGAATATTTTTGTATGCACATTAACATATATTTGTAATAGAGATTGAAGTGATAGTTACATCCTCATCTATGATAAATTTATTGTTACCAATCAGATTACATCTTTGGAACTAATCATGAGTCATTGCGTCTTTAACATTAGTGATCCATATCAAGTGAATCTTTTGAGCTTCTAgaatatttttgcatacatgttAACATATATTAGTAATGGAGATTGAAGTGATAGTTATACCCTTATCTATGGTAAATTTATTCTTACCAATCAGGTTTACATCTTAGAACTAATCATGAGCCATTGCTTCCATATTAAGTGAATCTTTTAAACTTCTAGAAAAAAATTGTATGTATATTAACATCTATTTGTAATGGAGATTGAAGTGATAGTTACATCCTCATTTATGATAAATTTATTGTTACCAATCATATTACATATTTAGAAATAATCATAAGTCATTGCTTCCTTAACATTAGTAATCCATATCAAATGAATCTTGTGAGCTTCTAGAATATCAAATAAAGATTAAAGTGATAGTTACATCCTCATCCAAGGTAAATCAATTACTACCAATCAATTTTAATTATCTTTGAAGTCAATCAGAACATCTAGAATACTTCAATGTTCATTCCAGATTAACTCTCCCAAAATTTCATGTTGTTAAGACATTGCAATATATTGTATCCTCGCTGCTGTAGATTCctctattttaattattatttgcaaTCCAACTTTTCATTGCCCATAATCATGAATTGAAATcggaaagaaagaagagaagactgaAACCTTAAAACATTCAGATAGTggtcaaagaattgttgaaagcaaaTTGCATATTAAACTGGACCCGTACTTCCCATCATTTCTAGACAGACATTCTTAACTGCTATGATGAAAACTAAATACAAATGCTTTTGGTTTCTCTTTAAAATCAAGCCAAAGTAGGACGATTGAGATGGAGAAAGAAGACTAAAATCACCCTGAAACCGAAGCTAAAGCTGAAGCTGAATCCTCCAACTGTGGCCCATACACTTGACCTACCTATATCACCCACCCAAAACATCACCTTACCTGATGATTCTGATCTGACCTGATCTATTCTATAGATCTCCTACATGCAAATCTCTTATTAATCTACGAGTCCCACCATCACTCTTCACTCTGATGCTTCAGTCTTCACTTTTTCTTCAGCAGCTGGTGTCACAACTTCTTCTGTTACAGGAGCAGATACTTCCTCGGCAGGGCTCTCTTCCTCCACAGGAGTTTCAGCAACAGCAGCAGGGGCTTCTTTCTCCACAACTTCTGTTGGAGCAGCAGGAGCCTCCTTTTCTTCTGTTACTTCCTTAGCAACCTCAacctccttttcttcttcttcttctttagcagGGGACTCTTCTTCCGTTTCTTTTGCAGGCGCTGCTTCTTCCACCACCTCTTCTTTTACTTCCTCGGTTGGAATCTCCTCAACCTTAGCCACCTCTGGTTCAGGGCTTTCTTCCTCTGCTTTCGTCTCCTCGGGAGCAGGGCTTTCTTCAACTGTTTTCTCCACAGCCTCTGCTTTACAAGAGTTCAATAACAGATTCTAAGCTTCCATAGCCAATGAATATGGAACAAGAGCTTGTGGGTATGCTAGATTTCTTATCAACGTATTGAATCACTCTGGGGATTTATGATCAGGATAAAGaatgaaagaaaaacaaataaaaaaaatcccCTGTTTTAATTTCATTCTCAAGATCAATCAGGAACGTGATCCAAAACATCTATAAAAAATCTCGCTCAGGGGGTGTTCAAACTTTCCATAAACCAGCAATTAAAACGATTAGAATTACCAATTCTgaactgattttcatattaaaaATGTCTGGAATAAAATTAGAATTGTCAAAAACATATACCCTGTTCAACAACGGGGGCAGACTCTTCTTCCTTTGGGGGCTGCTCCACAGTTTCAACAGTTGGAGCTTCAGCCTTGACGGGCACTTGTTCAGTTGCAGGGCTAACTTCAGCGGGCATAGCAGCAACCTGCGCAGATCGATCAAAACATGCATTAAATTATCATTCAATAGACAGTCAATTGAACAGATCGATCCATATGAATTGATCAATCTACCTCAACAGCGGCCATATCGGAATATCAGATCAAGATTTAGCAACAGAGTAAGATGATCTATCCCAAAAGCCCAATTGCTCGATCAATCTTGGTGTTTTGGACGGTAGAAATTCATGCAATACAAGTAACCCAGGGGGACCTATTTATAGTAGCTGAAAGATTCTCTGAACTTTGCGTTACTGGAAATTAGAATTATTTAGAATATCAAAAACAAATGAGAATTACAACACACCGTCCAAATCCACATCAGATGAAtgtgaaatttggaatggatggaTGTAGAATGAATGGAGTAACAAAATTTCATGTGACGTGTTGTAGCTAGTATCGAGATAGTGGAGGGAGTGAGTGCAATCTAGAAAACGTTTCAATTCGTAACTGTAAGAATCGCCGCTGTAATcgagaatataatttaaaattttgaaacttGTTCTATTCGTTGTAATTTTTATATGTTTAATGTAAGAGTAAAAATTTCCAAAGTTGCTTTCTAAACTTGAAACTTGAGACTTGAGAGTTATACTTTCATTGTATTTATCCTTGTTTTAAGGAAGATTCGTTTTTGCCCTTTCTAAAATTTGGATTCATTGTTACGTTAatttatattgttatttattttttaaataaatagaatatttaaatcTTGTTTATATGTTAGTTTGTTTTATgattaacaaaataaaattaagttttttttttcaataatttgaaatttggtttTATATACTTTTTAGTGTTATAAATTTCATTATaaaaaattattgatttttttttaatattgaaatcaaGTTAAAATAATAACATAAAGAAAGCAACCAACAGGTTgctaaaaagtaaaaataaaactcAAGTTATCAATTACAAATCTACTAACAAGAGTATATATAAGACCCCTAACATAAGTACAATATCGCTACTAGTAGCAAAGAGAATATACATCTATACGAGAACGCATGTATTGTATAGCAAAATTACATTCCATAGACCTATGCtcatgttgaaactacaaaacattCAAGCACATAAGACACACCAACAAGCCTACTAAAGTGAGAGTATCAATCCTTGCATGCACAAGAAATGGTGGCCAACTAGGGAGATCTGAGCTATATACGACAAGGGTACGTTAAGGCCTAAACCTATGCAATGAAAGAGAATAAAGTCAAACATTTGGGAGGAGAGGATAATCCTCTCTCCACCTTCACTTATCTAAGGTATAAAGTTCTTAGAGGCT contains:
- the LOC131029534 gene encoding uncharacterized protein LOC131029534, coding for MAAVEVAAMPAEVSPATEQVPVKAEAPTVETVEQPPKEEESAPVVEQEAVEKTVEESPAPEETKAEEESPEPEVAKVEEIPTEEVKEEVVEEAAPAKETEEESPAKEEEEEKEVEVAKEVTEEKEAPAAPTEVVEKEAPAAVAETPVEEESPAEEVSAPVTEEVVTPAAEEKVKTEASE